TGAACCCGTATCCGAAGTTTTTTTAGTTTTTTTGTTTTTTTTCTCGACCATAATGTTCTCTTATTTATCCCACATGCTCACCATCATGCGTAATTCACGCGCCGTAAGATCATCCAATACGCCGACGCGCTCATCCGGTGTCAGTGATTTTAAAATAGATTCAGTCTGTTTCAAATATTTACGGGCTTGCACGGTATTTTCCATTTTGAAATAATTGACGGCCAACTCATAATATCCTATAGCAAAATTAGCTTCAATGTAGATAGCCTTTTTTAACATTTTAATGGACTCGTCAAAGTTTTTCTCTTCTTTAAAGATCAGACCGAGAAGATAATACGCTTCGAGTAAAAGTGAATCCTGGTTGATCGCACGATAGCAATACTCTTTTGCTACGGCTACGTTGTCCAGATTAGCATGAATATGCGCAATCATGTATGCGGCACGTCCATTTGAAGGATATTCGTCAAGGAGCCGCATAAAGTGATCCAGAGATCCTTTGAAGTCTTTCAACGTAAATAGCTCGATGCCTTTAGAAAAAAGTTCGGCTTCGGAATCGTGTCCGCGGCGTTTATCTTCTTCAACCTTCGGTGACAATTCTTCGCTTTTTTTGCTGAGCTTCTCACGAATCGCCGAGGATTCCGGCTTAGGCATTGCAACAAAATCGTCCTGCATCTTTTGCAATTGTTTCTGCAAATCTTCAAGATGCGGAGTTATGGATTTGGTCATGGAATAAGCCGGTTTGACACGTTCTGCCGCTTCACGGCGAATACGGATACCGGTCTTGTAATGTAAATCGCGTTTGGCTGCGGAGTCACGGCGGTATAACACCGCATCGGGATAAATTTCCGGAACATACGCGTCATAAATCAAACTGCTGGGTTCGGCATGTCCGACGGCTAAATAGGAACGCTCTTTCAATGCCTGGTAAAAACGGTTAATCACGTGAATCGTTGTTTGAGCTTCAAAATAAATTGTCACGTTGCGGCACAAAATCATGTCCAGTTCCATGGTCATATTATCGGCCGCCGGATAACATTCTTCGACCAGATTCAAATAATCGAAACGTACCATCGAACGAATCTCGGGATTGAGATAATACAATCCTTCTTTCTTGGCAAAATATTTGTTTTTGTAAGAATCGGGAATGGATCGCAACGACCACGGGCGGTAAATCCCTTCCTTCGCATAGGACAATGAGTTTACGTTAATATCCGTACCTACGATCGTCAAAGACCAGTTTTTAAAATCAGGAATAATATTGTGAAGCACCATCGCCACTGTATAGGGCTCTTCGCCGGTAGAACATCCGGCGCTCCAGATCCGTAAGGATTTGTCGTGATGGTGGGCTTTAACGAGCCGCGGGAGAATTTCTTTTTCTATAACATCAAAATGCCGAAAAAAGTAGGTCTCTCCGACGGTCAGAAATGAAATCAAAGTTTTAAAAAGCGTTGAGTGCGTAAATCCGTTTGCAAGCGCATCGTAGTATTCGCCCAACGAATGCATGCCTGAATAATGGAATGCTTTGAGAACCCCGCTTTTCAGATCGTTTCGTTTGCGTTCACCGAAATAAATCCCGCTACGCATTCGAACCAGATCGCGAAAGCGCACGTAATCGTGTTCCGTAAACTCCGTTTCACGCGGAACCATTTTCACAGCGTTTTTTTGTGATGTTGATGGTTCAACTCGTTGCATATTCCAAACCCTTTTCCAGTTCCGAATATTCTCTATCGGTTAATACTTTTTCAATATCAACCCAGATGACCATGCGATCCCGCTGTATGAAGGTACATTTTATATATTTCGGATCGAGTACCACGTCAGCCAATGTGTTGTTGGAAACGGCCGACGGATCAATTTCGATGACTTCCCTGACACGATCAACCATCATACCGACATTAACTTTCTTGATCGTCATAATCAGGATACGACTCCGGAGCGTCTTCCGCCCATATCCTAAACCAGCTCGGCGCATAAAATCGATCACCGGTAAAATTTCGCCGCGAACGTTAATGACACCTACCACAAAATCAGGTAATTCACTCACCGGAGTAAACGAAACCATCCGAATTACCTCCCTTACGCAATTCAATTCCACAGCGTAATCTTTTTCACCGGCATTAAAATGAATTAACTGAACCTTCTTTTTGTTTTCCATTATACTCGCTCCGAAAATTTTGGGATCATTCGTATTTCCTGCAAAAAAGCATGCGTGTGAACAGGTACGGCTCCTCGCCGATCGGCCATGTCGCTGATCATGCTTTCAAGCGATGCGATATCGTCGACGTCATACCATTCGGGCAATTCAAAATATGTTTCATTCAACCGATCAAAACGGGACCGGGTCGTCTTAAAAACCGTATCCGTGCTCCATGCTATTTCCGAAAAATATTCCGACCTGGCTTGTTTGATTCCCAATAGATAATATCCACCGTCACTTGCAGGTCCTATCACACCGTCATGACTATCCAATTGCTCAAAAGCCTGTTGGATAATGGCATCCGGTAAAGTCGGATGATCGGTACCGATCACCACTGCATGATGATAGCCTTGATCAAAAACATTTTTAAAAGCCGTGAACATGCGGTCACCTAAGTCGCTTCCCGATTGAACTAAAATATCTTTAACATTCAGCTCGCTCAAAAATTCATTGAAAAAAAATCTATTCGGCGTTACAAACGCCACGACATCCATCCCGATTGGTAAAGACAAACGGCTATATTGTTCAAAAGCGTCTTTGAGAAATGCACGATACAAAGCGCCGGCTTCTTCATAGGTAAACGGCGGGCACAAGCGGGTTTTGACTTTTCCAGCTTGCGGTTCTTTGGCAAAAACAATCAACGCACGCCGTTTCAATCACTTTGCCTTTCTGAATCGTTGCAGTTCCATTTTATTTTCTTCCTTCCAATGAACGGCTTGCGCAAATTCTTTGATCAGATCGAGATTTTCTGAATTTTCGAGCACATTGCCCGTCACGATGAACGACGCGCCGGCTTCGACTTTTTTGCGCGCTTCGTCGGGCGTACGGATTCCGCCGCCGACAATCACTGGAATCTGAACGTACGCGCTCACCGCTTCAATCATTGCTTCGGGTACGGAATGAATAGCGCCGCTGCCGGCTTCGAGGTAAATCATTTTCATCCCCAAGTATTCGCCGGCCATTGCATGCGCTACGGCAATGTCGTTTTTATCGCGCGGAATAGGTTTAGAATTGCTCATAAATTCGGCCGCGGTTGTTTTGCCCGATTCGATCAGCATATACCCCGTCGAGATTGCCTCCAAAGCCATCTTCCGAATGATCGGAGCGCCCAGCACTTGTGTGCTGATTAAAAACTCCGGGTTTCGTCCGCTGATCAATGATAAAAACAATACCGCATCGGCAAATTCAGACAATTGGATCGTACTGCCCGGAAACAAGATGACCGGAATATTGAACCGTTCTTTGATCGTTTTAATGGTAGAATTAAATCTCTGTGAAAGCAAAAGGCTGCTGCCAACTAATATCCCATCAACGCCTGCATCAGCACATTGCTCGACAATGGCCAACGTCTCGGTTTCAGATTTTTTATCAGGATCGATCAGAACGAGATAACCCGATCCCTTCCGGTCACGAACCTGCAGCAATTTTT
This is a stretch of genomic DNA from bacterium. It encodes these proteins:
- a CDS encoding TIGR04282 family arsenosugar biosynthesis glycosyltransferase, producing the protein MKRRALIVFAKEPQAGKVKTRLCPPFTYEEAGALYRAFLKDAFEQYSRLSLPIGMDVVAFVTPNRFFFNEFLSELNVKDILVQSGSDLGDRMFTAFKNVFDQGYHHAVVIGTDHPTLPDAIIQQAFEQLDSHDGVIGPASDGGYYLLGIKQARSEYFSEIAWSTDTVFKTTRSRFDRLNETYFELPEWYDVDDIASLESMISDMADRRGAVPVHTHAFLQEIRMIPKFSERV
- a CDS encoding chemotaxis protein CheW, which codes for MENKKKVQLIHFNAGEKDYAVELNCVREVIRMVSFTPVSELPDFVVGVINVRGEILPVIDFMRRAGLGYGRKTLRSRILIMTIKKVNVGMMVDRVREVIEIDPSAVSNNTLADVVLDPKYIKCTFIQRDRMVIWVDIEKVLTDREYSELEKGLEYATS
- a CDS encoding tetratricopeptide repeat protein codes for the protein MQRVEPSTSQKNAVKMVPRETEFTEHDYVRFRDLVRMRSGIYFGERKRNDLKSGVLKAFHYSGMHSLGEYYDALANGFTHSTLFKTLISFLTVGETYFFRHFDVIEKEILPRLVKAHHHDKSLRIWSAGCSTGEEPYTVAMVLHNIIPDFKNWSLTIVGTDINVNSLSYAKEGIYRPWSLRSIPDSYKNKYFAKKEGLYYLNPEIRSMVRFDYLNLVEECYPAADNMTMELDMILCRNVTIYFEAQTTIHVINRFYQALKERSYLAVGHAEPSSLIYDAYVPEIYPDAVLYRRDSAAKRDLHYKTGIRIRREAAERVKPAYSMTKSITPHLEDLQKQLQKMQDDFVAMPKPESSAIREKLSKKSEELSPKVEEDKRRGHDSEAELFSKGIELFTLKDFKGSLDHFMRLLDEYPSNGRAAYMIAHIHANLDNVAVAKEYCYRAINQDSLLLEAYYLLGLIFKEEKNFDESIKMLKKAIYIEANFAIGYYELAVNYFKMENTVQARKYLKQTESILKSLTPDERVGVLDDLTARELRMMVSMWDK
- a CDS encoding geranylgeranylglyceryl/heptaprenylglyceryl phosphate synthase — its product is MTVYEKLLQVRDRKGSGYLVLIDPDKKSETETLAIVEQCADAGVDGILVGSSLLLSQRFNSTIKTIKERFNIPVILFPGSTIQLSEFADAVLFLSLISGRNPEFLISTQVLGAPIIRKMALEAISTGYMLIESGKTTAAEFMSNSKPIPRDKNDIAVAHAMAGEYLGMKMIYLEAGSGAIHSVPEAMIEAVSAYVQIPVIVGGGIRTPDEARKKVEAGASFIVTGNVLENSENLDLIKEFAQAVHWKEENKMELQRFRKAK